The following proteins are encoded in a genomic region of [Eubacterium] hominis:
- a CDS encoding branched-chain amino acid aminotransferase, with the protein MEIEYVKAKTLKEKPAWDQNLGFGKYFTDYMFTMDWTVEKGWHNAKIEPYAPICMDPAAMVLHYAQETFEGLKAYKTKDGRILLFRPEMNARRFANSNRRLCMEVLPEDMFVEAIEKLVAYESDWIPTAEGTSLYIRPFMFANEAAVGVHPSNAYKFVIILSPVGAYYPEGVNPVKIFVEDEYVRATKGGTGFTKCGGNYAASIAAQVKAEKLGYTQVLWLDGVERKYVEEVGTMNVMFKIDGKIVTAPCDGTVLPGVTRDSIIHLLKSWGYEVEERHLAIDDLMEAGKTGHLEEAFGTGTAAVISPVGELNYKGEIVTINNFKTGELTQKLYDTLTGIQWGNVEDNFGWTRVVKK; encoded by the coding sequence ATGGAAATCGAATATGTAAAAGCAAAAACACTAAAAGAAAAACCAGCCTGGGATCAAAACTTAGGATTCGGTAAATATTTTACAGATTATATGTTTACAATGGACTGGACAGTTGAAAAAGGATGGCACAATGCAAAAATTGAACCATATGCACCGATTTGTATGGATCCTGCGGCAATGGTATTGCATTATGCACAGGAAACATTTGAAGGCTTGAAAGCCTATAAGACAAAAGATGGAAGAATTTTATTATTCCGTCCAGAAATGAATGCAAGACGTTTTGCGAATAGTAATCGTCGTTTGTGTATGGAAGTATTGCCGGAAGATATGTTTGTAGAAGCAATTGAAAAGCTGGTAGCTTATGAATCTGACTGGATTCCTACAGCAGAAGGAACTTCCTTATATATCAGACCATTTATGTTCGCAAATGAAGCAGCTGTTGGTGTACATCCAAGTAATGCTTATAAATTTGTCATTATTTTATCACCAGTTGGTGCTTATTATCCAGAAGGTGTAAATCCTGTTAAAATCTTTGTTGAAGATGAATATGTCAGAGCAACAAAAGGTGGTACTGGATTTACAAAATGTGGTGGTAACTATGCCGCTAGTATTGCTGCACAGGTAAAAGCAGAAAAACTTGGTTATACACAGGTTCTATGGTTAGATGGTGTTGAACGTAAATATGTTGAAGAAGTAGGAACTATGAATGTTATGTTCAAGATTGATGGAAAAATCGTGACTGCACCATGTGATGGAACAGTACTTCCTGGTGTAACTCGTGATTCAATTATTCATTTATTAAAATCTTGGGGTTATGAAGTAGAAGAACGTCATCTTGCAATTGATGATTTGATGGAAGCTGGCAAGACTGGTCATTTGGAAGAAGCATTTGGTACTGGTACAGCAGCGGTTATCTCACCGGTTGGAGAATTGAATTATAAAGGTGAAATCGTAACAATCAATAATTTCAAAACAGGAGAGCTTACACAGAAATTATATGATACATTAACTGGTATTCAATGGGGTAATGTAGAAGATAATTTTGGATGGACAAGAGTTGTTAAAAAATAA
- a CDS encoding carbon starvation protein A, with amino-acid sequence MSGLAILGIAIIVLAGAYLLYGRYLAKTWGIDPKAKTPAYEKEDGVDFVPSNKWEVFAHQFSSIAGAGPVTGPVMAMMFGWLPAFLWVLLGGIFFGAVQDFGALYASVKSHGKSMGGVIEQYIGKAGKKLFFLFCWLFTLLVIAAFADMVAGTFNGFSADGAKLQPNAAAASISMLYIVVAIAFGLFLKKTKIGGWKQALMGIILIIAMLAGGIAFPLYFSKNVWIYVVFIYIFFASVTPMWLLKQPRDYLTTFLFIAMIAGAVIGVLISNPSITTPAFTGFVAKNGSYMFPTLFITIACGAVSGFHSLVSSETSSKQIKNEKDMLQVGYGSMLLESLLAVLVIVVVGSLTAMASNGTLDAGLAGIALADTATPFTKFSVGVTGLLSKFGLPQEVGMCVMTMFVSALALTSLDAVARIGRMSFQEFFEVEEGKEASPLVKFATNKYVATLITLAGGYLLSLGGYNNIWPLFGSANQLLGAMVLVSLSVFLKVTGRKGWMLYVPMTLMLICTMTSLGLSIYNICLKLFVNGGFVFMTDGLQLIFAVLLVALGLMITFCSGKKLFNEEEKPETKTVLADSKA; translated from the coding sequence ATGAGTGGATTAGCAATTTTAGGTATTGCAATCATTGTATTGGCAGGAGCGTACTTATTATATGGTCGTTACCTGGCAAAAACATGGGGTATTGATCCCAAAGCAAAAACACCAGCTTATGAAAAAGAAGATGGTGTCGATTTTGTACCAAGCAATAAATGGGAGGTATTTGCACATCAGTTCTCAAGTATTGCAGGTGCAGGTCCAGTAACTGGTCCTGTTATGGCAATGATGTTTGGCTGGCTGCCAGCATTTTTATGGGTATTGCTGGGAGGCATTTTCTTTGGAGCTGTACAGGATTTCGGTGCATTATATGCATCAGTTAAAAGCCATGGTAAATCCATGGGTGGTGTCATTGAACAATACATTGGAAAAGCTGGAAAGAAATTATTTTTCTTGTTCTGCTGGCTGTTTACATTATTAGTTATCGCAGCTTTCGCAGACATGGTAGCTGGAACATTCAACGGGTTTAGCGCTGATGGAGCCAAACTTCAGCCAAATGCCGCTGCAGCATCTATTTCCATGTTATATATCGTTGTTGCGATTGCCTTTGGTTTATTCCTGAAGAAAACCAAAATTGGTGGTTGGAAACAAGCATTGATGGGCATTATACTTATCATTGCCATGTTGGCTGGTGGTATCGCCTTCCCATTATATTTCAGTAAGAATGTATGGATCTATGTTGTATTCATCTATATATTCTTTGCCAGTGTTACACCAATGTGGTTATTGAAACAACCTCGTGATTATTTGACAACCTTCTTATTTATCGCAATGATTGCTGGTGCTGTTATTGGTGTATTGATCAGTAATCCAAGTATTACAACCCCTGCATTCACAGGTTTTGTCGCAAAGAATGGTTCTTATATGTTCCCTACTTTATTTATCACGATTGCATGTGGTGCTGTAAGTGGTTTCCATTCTCTGGTATCCAGCGAAACAAGTTCTAAGCAAATCAAAAACGAAAAAGATATGTTACAAGTTGGATATGGTTCCATGTTACTAGAATCATTATTAGCTGTTCTTGTTATCGTAGTTGTTGGATCTTTAACTGCTATGGCAAGCAATGGTACTTTAGATGCTGGCCTTGCTGGTATTGCACTTGCAGATACAGCTACACCATTCACGAAATTCTCCGTTGGTGTAACTGGACTGTTAAGTAAATTCGGCCTACCTCAGGAAGTCGGCATGTGTGTTATGACAATGTTTGTTTCAGCCCTGGCTTTAACATCTTTAGATGCTGTCGCAAGAATCGGTCGTATGTCTTTTCAGGAATTCTTTGAAGTTGAAGAAGGAAAAGAAGCAAGTCCACTTGTAAAATTTGCGACAAACAAATATGTTGCAACTTTAATTACATTAGCTGGTGGCTATTTATTATCACTTGGTGGATATAATAATATCTGGCCATTATTCGGTAGTGCTAACCAGTTATTAGGCGCTATGGTTCTTGTATCATTATCTGTATTCTTAAAAGTCACTGGAAGAAAAGGATGGATGTTATATGTACCTATGACCCTGATGTTAATTTGTACTATGACATCACTTGGTTTATCTATCTACAATATCTGTTTGAAATTATTTGTTAATGGTGGTTTCGTATTTATGACAGATGGTTTACAATTAATCTTCGCTGTTCTACTTGTGGCATTAGGCTTAATGATTACCTTCTGTTCAGGTAAAAAGTTATTCAATGAAGAAGAAAAGCCAGAAACTAAAACCGTTCTGGCAGATAGTAAAGCTTAA
- a CDS encoding electron transporter RnfB, with protein sequence METVITAIAMMLVLGAILGLGLGIADKFLSVEVDERIEKVSSMLPNYNCGSCGYAGCSGLAEALVNGEISVVGTCKPCKPDQKAAIAEYLNNTPGPDGVCVKVKP encoded by the coding sequence ATGGAAACAGTAATTACTGCGATTGCGATGATGCTTGTTCTAGGAGCAATTCTTGGACTGGGATTAGGTATCGCTGATAAGTTTTTAAGTGTTGAAGTTGATGAACGTATTGAAAAAGTATCAAGCATGCTTCCTAACTACAACTGTGGTAGCTGTGGTTATGCTGGATGTAGCGGACTTGCTGAAGCTTTGGTAAATGGTGAAATCAGTGTCGTTGGTACTTGTAAACCATGTAAACCAGATCAGAAAGCTGCAATCGCTGAATACTTAAATAATACACCGGGACCAGATGGTGTCTGTGTAAAGGTAAAACCTTAA
- a CDS encoding RnfABCDGE type electron transport complex subunit D: MKFNFNASPNLRQAQSTKRIMLELMIGLLVVFAFSLVYYNNAWGMDYAMQAVKLMVVSLVVALVTESAWAFFTKKENKFDLTYLKNYLSGSFGWITAIILTLMCKIDITPYALGVSTFFAIFFAKLLFGGFGNNIFNPAAVGRAIVFATFMGATTDVVTSATPTTMIASEFNWLVIKPEMITEMMEKLGGFKDLFIGWYPGAIGETSALIILLVGVVLAIRKVIDWRVPTIYLGSIFVLTAAIALMRGVGSYNGLPGFIWYPLLHVLTGGVVFGAIFMLTDPVTSPTSAQGRCIFALGAAIITVLIRVKANLPEGCLYSILMMNMLTPMIEKALEGKQLVLRKKASIIFGVVAVVGLGATLLAGSVVEAKEPAPQVFVSTKDADVDKFKAEVTEQFVNSDGSTTYRVKAQGYASIQKPDVYNEFEIIVKDKKIVSLTPTKVNDTEYVGDRILAEDFTKQFKDADLTKDVQVEVNDVVTGATFSTKSAVRAVKEVQNVMGN, translated from the coding sequence ATGAAATTTAATTTTAATGCATCACCTAACTTACGTCAGGCACAAAGCACGAAACGCATCATGTTAGAGTTGATGATTGGTTTATTGGTAGTATTCGCCTTCTCTTTGGTATACTACAATAATGCATGGGGTATGGATTACGCTATGCAGGCTGTCAAACTGATGGTCGTATCTTTAGTGGTTGCACTGGTTACGGAATCAGCTTGGGCATTTTTCACGAAGAAAGAAAACAAATTTGATCTTACATATTTAAAGAACTATTTGTCAGGAAGCTTTGGCTGGATTACAGCTATTATACTGACATTGATGTGCAAGATTGATATCACACCATATGCATTAGGTGTATCAACATTCTTTGCCATCTTCTTTGCAAAACTGTTATTTGGTGGTTTTGGAAATAACATTTTCAACCCGGCAGCCGTTGGTAGAGCTATCGTATTTGCAACCTTTATGGGCGCAACAACCGATGTTGTCACAAGTGCAACACCTACAACGATGATTGCTTCTGAATTCAACTGGTTGGTCATTAAACCAGAAATGATTACGGAAATGATGGAAAAACTGGGTGGATTTAAAGATTTATTTATTGGATGGTATCCTGGAGCAATCGGTGAAACAAGTGCATTGATCATTTTATTGGTCGGTGTGGTACTTGCTATCCGTAAAGTAATTGACTGGCGTGTACCAACGATTTATCTTGGAAGTATCTTTGTATTGACAGCGGCTATCGCTTTGATGCGTGGAGTTGGTTCTTATAATGGTCTGCCTGGATTTATCTGGTATCCATTATTACATGTATTAACTGGTGGTGTTGTATTTGGTGCAATCTTTATGTTGACAGATCCTGTTACATCTCCAACGAGTGCACAGGGACGTTGTATCTTTGCATTAGGTGCAGCAATCATTACTGTATTGATCCGTGTAAAAGCAAATCTTCCAGAAGGATGTTTATATTCTATCCTGATGATGAACATGTTGACACCAATGATTGAAAAAGCATTGGAAGGAAAACAATTGGTTTTACGTAAAAAAGCAAGCATTATCTTTGGCGTTGTGGCAGTAGTAGGACTTGGTGCTACATTACTTGCCGGCAGTGTTGTGGAAGCAAAAGAACCTGCTCCACAGGTATTTGTTTCTACAAAAGATGCAGATGTTGATAAATTCAAAGCGGAAGTTACAGAACAATTTGTAAATTCTGATGGATCTACAACATATCGTGTAAAAGCACAAGGATATGCATCTATTCAAAAACCAGATGTATACAATGAATTTGAAATCATTGTAAAAGATAAGAAAATCGTTTCTTTAACTCCTACAAAAGTTAATGATACAGAATATGTTGGAGATCGCATCTTGGCTGAAGATTTCACAAAACAGTTTAAAGATGCCGACCTGACAAAAGATGTACAGGTAGAAGTTAATGATGTTGTTACTGGCGCTACATTCTCCACAAAATCAGCCGTTCGTGCGGTTAAAGAAGTGCAGAATGTAATGGGAAATTAG
- a CDS encoding RnfABCDGE type electron transport complex subunit A, which translates to MDWGNLFVMLITFVFINNVVLNQFLGMCPFMGVSKKSSSAIGMGAAVTFVIVVASIVTYGLYYGILTPLHLEFMDLITFILVIAALVQLVEMIIKKLSPVLYKALGVYLPLITTNCVVLNVTLNNITNGYNFIEMLTYSIAIPVGFTMVLYIFSTIRERLEACDTPVAFKGNPIALIVAGIMALAFSGLMGLV; encoded by the coding sequence ATGGATTGGGGTAATTTATTCGTTATGCTGATCACGTTTGTTTTCATTAACAACGTCGTCTTAAACCAGTTCCTTGGTATGTGTCCATTCATGGGTGTTTCCAAGAAGAGCAGCTCTGCTATTGGTATGGGTGCTGCTGTTACCTTTGTTATCGTTGTAGCATCTATCGTTACTTATGGTTTGTATTATGGTATTTTAACACCATTGCATCTAGAATTTATGGATTTGATTACTTTCATTCTGGTAATTGCCGCTTTGGTTCAGTTAGTAGAAATGATCATTAAAAAATTAAGTCCAGTATTATATAAAGCGTTAGGTGTATATCTGCCTTTGATTACAACAAACTGTGTTGTATTAAACGTAACATTAAACAATATTACTAATGGATATAATTTCATTGAAATGTTGACATATTCTATTGCGATTCCAGTAGGTTTCACAATGGTACTTTATATCTTCTCTACAATTCGTGAGCGTTTAGAGGCTTGTGATACTCCAGTAGCATTCAAAGGAAATCCAATTGCTTTGATCGTAGCAGGAATCATGGCACTGGCATTCTCTGGATTGATGGGATTGGTATAA
- a CDS encoding electron transport complex subunit E: MNRKENFTAGFIRENPVFSLYLGLCSTLAITTTLNNAIGMGVAVILVLIMSNVIISLIRNITPSEIRIPVYIVIIATLVKVIQMLIKAYASSLDSALGVFIPLIVVNCIILGRAEAFASKNKPLDSALDGLGMGLGYTASIIVMSAIRQIIATGILSFDNPFDVTQNIFSIRIIPEEFTISMFSQPFGAFCTFAILAAALAAYKNHQADKAKKLEKEAK; encoded by the coding sequence ATGAATCGTAAAGAAAATTTTACAGCAGGTTTCATCCGTGAAAATCCTGTATTCTCACTTTATTTAGGTTTATGTTCTACATTAGCGATTACGACAACCTTAAACAATGCCATTGGTATGGGTGTTGCCGTTATTCTGGTATTGATCATGAGTAATGTTATCATTTCATTGATTCGTAACATTACACCATCTGAAATCCGTATCCCAGTATATATCGTAATTATTGCGACACTGGTTAAAGTTATTCAGATGTTAATCAAAGCATACGCATCAAGTTTGGATAGTGCACTGGGTGTATTTATTCCATTAATCGTTGTAAACTGTATTATCTTAGGACGTGCAGAAGCATTCGCCAGCAAAAATAAACCGCTGGATTCTGCATTAGATGGTTTAGGAATGGGTCTTGGTTATACTGCAAGTATTATTGTAATGTCTGCAATTCGTCAGATTATCGCAACTGGTATCTTGTCATTTGACAATCCATTTGATGTAACACAGAATATTTTCTCTATTCGTATTATTCCAGAGGAATTCACAATTTCTATGTTCTCACAACCATTTGGTGCTTTCTGTACATTCGCTATTTTGGCAGCTGCACTTGCTGCCTATAAGAATCATCAGGCTGATAAAGCTAAAAAACTGGAAAAGGAGGCGAAATAA
- a CDS encoding RnfABCDGE type electron transport complex subunit C translates to MSLFKGPMRQHIQGFKDLTDHSDIQEVKAGKEVYIPLVAGAAKNFEMFVKEGDKVAVGTKLAECNERNVVPIYSSVSGTVKGIQKIMHSSLKPADHIVIENDGEYRKEQSFDTLDYKTASKDELVDFMMNAGIIGLGGAGFPAYIKYKFAKNVEKLIINAVECEPYITADYKMIFANKEDFVTGIAAMKKMADAPEVCIAIKKTHPDLISFVEEAIKGMEGVKVTPVPDVYPMGWERTLVRELIHKEYDKLPGEVGAVVNNASTAIAFGRALSKGMPITEKVLTVSGNAVKNPVNVRVPVGVPASEVIAACGGYTSEDVKLIAGGPMMGKTIVNDKFVIDRNMNALTVLENKPFDSVACLRCGKCSDHCPAGLQPVRIAQAVKTKDKKAMENLCAMDCIECGLCTYICPSRLNVTENVRTAKRQLMLAKK, encoded by the coding sequence ATGTCATTGTTTAAAGGTCCAATGCGTCAGCACATACAAGGTTTCAAAGATTTGACGGATCATAGTGATATCCAGGAAGTAAAAGCAGGCAAGGAAGTATATATTCCTTTGGTTGCCGGAGCTGCAAAAAACTTTGAAATGTTTGTAAAAGAGGGCGACAAGGTTGCCGTTGGAACAAAGCTTGCCGAGTGCAATGAACGCAATGTGGTTCCTATTTATTCCAGTGTGAGTGGTACGGTAAAGGGTATTCAGAAGATTATGCATTCTTCATTAAAACCAGCTGATCACATTGTAATAGAGAATGACGGGGAATATCGAAAAGAACAGTCTTTCGATACGTTGGATTATAAAACTGCCAGCAAAGATGAATTGGTAGATTTTATGATGAATGCCGGTATTATTGGTTTAGGAGGTGCAGGATTCCCTGCATATATTAAGTACAAGTTTGCGAAAAATGTTGAAAAACTGATTATCAATGCAGTTGAATGTGAGCCATATATCACTGCAGACTACAAAATGATTTTTGCAAATAAGGAAGATTTCGTAACTGGTATTGCGGCTATGAAAAAGATGGCAGATGCACCTGAGGTTTGCATTGCTATCAAGAAAACACACCCTGATTTGATTTCATTTGTGGAAGAAGCAATCAAAGGCATGGAGGGTGTTAAAGTTACACCTGTACCAGATGTATATCCTATGGGCTGGGAACGTACACTGGTAAGAGAATTGATTCATAAAGAATATGATAAACTGCCAGGAGAAGTTGGTGCTGTTGTGAATAATGCATCTACTGCAATTGCATTTGGTAGAGCATTAAGCAAAGGTATGCCAATTACTGAAAAAGTGTTGACAGTATCTGGAAATGCAGTTAAAAACCCTGTAAATGTCAGAGTACCTGTTGGTGTTCCAGCAAGTGAAGTCATTGCTGCATGTGGTGGTTACACCAGCGAAGATGTAAAACTGATTGCAGGTGGACCTATGATGGGTAAAACAATCGTAAATGATAAATTCGTTATCGATCGTAATATGAACGCATTGACTGTTCTGGAAAATAAACCATTTGATTCTGTAGCATGTTTACGCTGTGGTAAATGTTCTGATCATTGTCCTGCTGGACTACAGCCGGTTAGAATTGCACAGGCAGTAAAAACAAAAGATAAAAAAGCCATGGAAAATCTATGTGCCATGGATTGTATTGAATGTGGTCTTTGTACCTATATCTGTCCATCACGTTTAAATGTTACAGAAAATGTGAGAACAGCAAAACGCCAGTTGATGCTGGCTAAGAAGTAA
- a CDS encoding helix-turn-helix domain-containing protein, producing the protein MEDLVYLGKYIKLQRERRNLNISQLAYKCNFSRSYLSQIESGRVIPSEKLNNTIDAIFTCLNLNYQNYLEKGLCLQQDVDDLLHYIFYNLQEQRDALYSKMRNEEEDYKSYKAFPRYCLSKFVYNVSMNNQTDSELDYLMKSLLDNINIFEIKDRSICYTFVGIYYRQKSNCDKSESFLLESLKFGEFKDITGITYYQLSITQSLKNSVAIALLNIQKSILRFKCDGNFKRIIYSQAQEAIILGRCGELERAEKVLKEILNNYQLNENFKKTLLINLAQSNISLKKYEEALHILDEINIVNDNVIFMRLYVYYELSNKKDFNEYYESNINNIKTILFKQQTKILHMKINNEKQNEEYLHLLLETHSNDNLKYDVDLRVFVLDELIEYYEEIGKYKLSNKYLKEKIKLYEA; encoded by the coding sequence ATGGAAGATTTAGTATATTTAGGAAAATATATAAAATTGCAAAGAGAAAGACGTAATTTGAATATCAGCCAATTAGCTTATAAATGTAACTTTAGTCGCTCTTACCTGAGTCAAATAGAAAGTGGCAGAGTAATACCATCAGAAAAATTAAATAATACTATTGACGCTATTTTTACTTGTTTAAATTTAAATTATCAAAATTATCTAGAAAAAGGTTTATGCTTGCAGCAAGATGTAGATGATTTATTGCACTATATATTTTATAATTTACAAGAGCAAAGAGATGCTTTATATAGCAAAATGAGAAACGAAGAAGAAGATTATAAATCATATAAAGCATTTCCACGTTATTGCCTAAGTAAATTTGTCTATAATGTTTCCATGAATAACCAAACAGATAGTGAATTAGATTATTTAATGAAATCATTGTTAGATAACATTAATATATTTGAGATAAAAGACAGAAGTATATGCTATACTTTTGTAGGTATATACTATAGACAAAAATCAAATTGTGATAAAAGTGAATCTTTTTTATTAGAATCTTTAAAATTTGGTGAATTTAAGGATATAACAGGAATAACATATTATCAATTATCAATAACACAATCATTAAAAAACAGTGTAGCAATTGCTTTACTTAATATTCAAAAATCAATATTGAGATTTAAATGTGATGGGAATTTTAAACGCATAATATATTCGCAAGCACAAGAAGCTATAATATTAGGGAGATGTGGAGAATTGGAAAGAGCTGAAAAAGTTCTAAAAGAAATATTGAATAATTATCAGTTAAATGAGAATTTTAAAAAAACACTCCTTATTAATTTGGCACAATCGAACATTAGTTTAAAAAAATATGAAGAAGCTTTACATATATTAGATGAAATTAATATAGTAAATGATAATGTTATATTTATGAGACTATATGTTTATTATGAATTATCTAACAAAAAAGATTTTAATGAGTATTATGAAAGTAATATTAATAATATAAAGACAATTCTTTTTAAACAGCAAACTAAAATATTACATATGAAAATAAATAACGAAAAACAGAATGAAGAATATTTACATCTTCTTTTGGAAACTCATTCTAATGACAATTTAAAATATGATGTAGATTTGAGGGTATTTGTTTTAGATGAATTAATAGAGTATTATGAAGAAATTGGAAAATACAAGCTTTCTAATAAATATTTAAAAGAAAAAATCAAATTATATGAGGCGTAA
- a CDS encoding FAD:protein FMN transferase, whose protein sequence is MKKLICVLLVLFTMSACSEKAVSKHTTTMTDVGFDTFVNFTGYTTNEAQFEEYASDLKKEFKRYDKLFDKYNDYEGTHNIKTINDQAGIKPVKVDKEIIELLNLSKKYYEISNHQFDITMGEVLNIWHDYRDEGVKANEEGKESRIPSKAELEKAEKDSGWDKIEINEKDSTVYIKDKNTSLDVGGVAKGFTVEKVAKKLEADGLKHGIINAGGNVRLIGEKPDGDAWSVGLQIPNANELSSDSLLSLKFSESNSFVTSGDYQRYYMYKNEIMHHIIDPDTLFPAKHARSVTVICKDSGIADILSTTLYTMTYEEGTALLKNLQAKEGFSVEAIWVYDDQVKPEKGADTIDVKGYHIAMSDGLKEHTNIK, encoded by the coding sequence ATGAAAAAATTAATTTGTGTACTACTTGTTTTGTTTACAATGAGCGCATGCAGTGAAAAAGCAGTCAGCAAACATACCACAACCATGACAGATGTTGGATTTGATACGTTTGTTAATTTTACAGGATATACCACAAACGAAGCACAATTTGAAGAATACGCCAGTGATTTAAAGAAAGAATTTAAACGCTATGATAAACTGTTCGATAAATATAATGATTATGAAGGTACCCATAATATCAAAACTATCAACGATCAGGCTGGTATCAAACCAGTGAAAGTAGATAAGGAAATTATTGAGTTACTGAATCTTTCTAAAAAATATTACGAAATCAGTAATCATCAATTTGATATCACGATGGGAGAAGTGTTAAATATCTGGCACGACTATCGAGATGAAGGTGTAAAAGCCAATGAAGAAGGAAAAGAAAGTCGTATTCCTTCCAAAGCAGAACTTGAAAAAGCTGAAAAAGACAGTGGCTGGGATAAAATAGAAATCAATGAAAAAGACAGCACCGTTTATATTAAGGACAAAAACACATCCTTAGATGTCGGGGGTGTTGCGAAAGGATTCACAGTTGAAAAGGTTGCCAAGAAATTAGAAGCTGATGGATTGAAGCATGGCATCATCAATGCAGGCGGCAATGTTCGTCTGATTGGAGAAAAACCAGATGGTGATGCATGGAGTGTTGGTCTTCAGATTCCAAATGCAAACGAACTGTCCAGTGATTCATTATTATCTTTAAAATTCAGTGAATCTAATTCATTTGTGACCAGTGGTGATTATCAACGTTACTATATGTATAAAAATGAAATTATGCATCATATTATCGATCCAGATACCCTCTTTCCTGCAAAACATGCAAGAAGTGTAACTGTAATATGTAAAGATAGCGGTATCGCAGATATTTTATCTACAACTTTATATACCATGACCTATGAAGAAGGAACTGCCTTATTAAAAAACCTTCAGGCAAAAGAAGGTTTCAGTGTAGAAGCAATCTGGGTATATGATGATCAAGTAAAACCTGAAAAAGGTGCAGATACAATTGATGTAAAAGGCTATCACATCGCAATGAGTGATGGTTTAAAAGAACATACCAATATTAAATAA
- a CDS encoding FMN-binding protein yields the protein MKKIIHLTVFLALIAALAGAALGFANKMTAPVIEANELAAEKETLKEIYPDVADDAFKKVADNASDTIEKIFQVEGKGYIFKMKTKGYKDGTSFLVALDKDGKVVDYVAISNGDTQGLGTQVTEAPFREKLKGADATSKDILNDTITGATVTSKPVIEGIMEAAKYQADNLK from the coding sequence ATGAAAAAAATTATTCATTTAACTGTTTTCTTAGCTCTGATTGCTGCACTTGCTGGTGCTGCACTAGGTTTTGCCAATAAAATGACAGCGCCTGTTATTGAAGCAAATGAGCTGGCAGCAGAAAAAGAAACATTAAAAGAAATCTATCCTGATGTAGCGGATGATGCTTTCAAAAAGGTCGCAGATAATGCATCTGATACCATTGAAAAAATCTTCCAGGTAGAAGGAAAAGGCTATATTTTCAAGATGAAGACCAAAGGTTATAAAGACGGTACAAGTTTCCTTGTAGCACTTGATAAAGATGGTAAAGTAGTTGATTATGTAGCAATCTCTAATGGCGATACACAAGGTTTAGGTACACAGGTTACAGAAGCACCATTCCGTGAAAAACTAAAAGGTGCGGATGCAACAAGCAAAGATATCTTAAATGATACGATTACAGGTGCCACTGTTACAAGTAAACCTGTCATTGAAGGTATTATGGAAGCAGCCAAATATCAGGCTGACAATTTGAAATAG